AGAGCAGCTCCAGGATCTGCGCCTGGATGGTGGCATCGAGCGCGGTGGTCGGCTCATCCGCGACCAGGAGGTCGGGATTTCCGGCAAGCGCCATTGCGATCATGATGCGCTGGACCTGGCCGCCGGAGAATTCGTGCGGATAGGCGGACAGCCGCCGCGCCGCATCGGGAATTCCGACGAGATCGAGCAGCCGCCGGGCTTCCGCCTTCAGCGCCTCGCCCGAGAGATCGCGATGCAGCGCCAGCGCTTCGCAGAGCTGCCTGCGGATGGTCAGCACCGGATTGAGGGCGCTGGCCGGATCCTGGAAGATCATGGCGACCCGCCCGCCCCTGACCTTGTCGAGCGCGGCGGCCGGCGCGCCGAGGATCTCGCGGCCGTCGAGCAGCACCGAGCCGGAGACCTCGGCGTGGCGCGGCAAGAGGCCGAGGGCAGCAAGCCACGTCACCGACTTGCCCGACCCGGACTCGCCGACGAGGCCCAGAGCCTCGCCCTTCTGCAAGCTGATGTCGACGCCGCGCAGGACCGGCACGCCGCCAAAGGCGACGCGCAAGTCCCTGATGCTGACCAGCGGCGGCACCGCTCAGGCCTCGAAATTGCCGGCGCGGAAATCCATCGCGAAGGCGGGCGCCGCCTTCCACTTGATCGATTTCGGCTTGGCCGTGAAGGTCGCGTTCTGATGCAGCACGGTGTAGGCGGGATCCTCGCGCTCGGCAATCTCCAGCATGCGGCGGAACGCCTTCTTGCGCGCCGCGCGATCGGTCGAGGTCTCCAGGAACTCCGAGAGCTTGTTCAGCTCGGTGTTGGTCCATTCGCCGATCTGCTGCTGCTGGCCGTTCGGGCCATGCTGGGCGACCAGCGAAGACACCGGATCGTTGAAAGCAGCCGAGTTCGACCAGTCGCGCACGGCGCGCCTAGGCGCACGCTCCATGATCTGCGACCAGTTCTCCTTGGTCTCGATCTGGACGTTGAGGCCGACCGACTTCCACATCTCGACCAGCACCTGCGCGGTCGCGACCTGGTTGGTGTAGTAATTGTTGAGCAAGCGATAGGGGATCGGATCGCCTTTGTAGTTGGCCTGCTTCAACAGATCCTGCGCGAGCTTGGGATCGTAAGCCGGCACGCTCCAATCGGCGTTGAACATGTCGCCGTAGAATTCCCATTGCAGGCCCTTCGGCACGCGGGTGCGGCCGGCCCACAGGCTGTCGACGATCGCCTGGCGGTCGATCGCATGGGTGAAGGCGCGCCGGACCAGCGGATTGCCGAGCACGGCGTGGTTCTTGTCGAACACGGTCAGGCGGTGATTGAGAATGGTGCCGCCCTGCACTTCGAACGCCGCGTTCTTCTCGATGCCGGCGATCTGGTCCGGCGGGATGTCGCAGGCGAACTGGTATTCGCCCGACAAGAGTCCGTTGATGCGGCTTGCGACCTCCGGCACTTCGAGGAAGCGGATGCGCTTGAGCGGCGGACGGCCGCCCCAATATTCGTCGTGCGCTTCGAGCGTCAGCGACACGTCGGGCTTGAGCTCCACGACCTTGTAGGGACCGGTGGTGACGGGCTTGCGCGCCCACTCAAGATAGCTCGCAGATTCTTCCCAGGCGCGACGGTTCATGATGTCGGAGCCGTAGCGCATCAGACGGCCCTCGATCGTGACGTCGGGCGTCGCGTTGTAGAAGCGCACCGTGTACTTGTCGACGGCGTCGACGCGCACGAGGTCGGGCCAGATGCGGCGGGCGACCGCGGGAACATCCGGCGGCAGCTCCTTGCCGGGGCGCGGCGTCGGGATCTTCTCGAAGGCCTGGATGGTGGAGCGGCTCTTGGCCTCGGTCTCGCCGAACATGCGCTGGCGGCTGAAGGTGAAGACGACGTCCTCCGCCGTGAGCTCGTCGCCATTGTGGAATTTGACGCCCTGCCGCAGCTTCAGCTCGACGGTCTGGTCGTCGATGCGGCGCCATTCGGTGGCAAGGCCCGGCACGGCCTCGAGATTGCCGCGCCAGTTCTTGGAGATCAGGCCTTCCCAGATCGAGGAGAAGAACACCCGCTCGCCGACATTGGATTGCTCGCGCAGCACGTCGAGCACGTTGGCGTTCGTCACCTTCTGCACGGCGACCGTCACCGACGGACGATTGTCGGCCTGCCCGATCGCAAAGCGCGGCAGAAGCAACGTGCCTGCGGCAGCGCCGCCGGATTTCAGGATGGTGCGACGGGTGAGCTTGCTCATGGTGGTGACCCTGCCCTTTGTGATGTCGGTTATTCGGCAAGCCCGAGCGCGGCGAGATGGGCTGCGCCGGCGCGGACGTCGTCATGGTTGCGGAGTTCGAGGATCAGCCGCGGGTTGGAATTCAGCCGTCCCAGCGCGCGGAACACCGCGACCCACGGGATGTTGCCCTCGCCCGGCGCCCAGTGCCGGTCGGCAAAGCCGTCGGTGTCCTGGAGGTGCACATGGGTCAGCATGTCACCAGCGGTTTCGACGTAGTAATCGACCGGCGGCGCGCCGGTGGAGATGTGAGCGTAGTTGGCGTGCCCGGTATCGAGCGAGACGCGGACCTTACTGCTTTCGAGCGCCTTGGCGAGGCGCACGCGGTCGCGCGGATCCTTGTCCTCGATATTCTCAATGACGATTTCGCAGCCGATCGTCTCGGCGCGCGCAATGACTTCGGCGAGCGTCGCCTTGACGCGTTCGACGAGATTGCCGCGATTGTCAGGATAAAGATCGAGATTGTTGTGGTCCCAGGTCGTGAACGGCGAATGGATCACCATCTGCGTCGCGCCGAGGAACTCGGCGGCTTCCAGTCCCTGGAGCAGGCGCTTGGTCACGGCCTGACGGATCATGGGATCGTGGCTATCGATCTTGAAGCCCCAGAACGGGCCGTGAATGCCGAGCCGGCCGGTGTGGCCCGCGAGCATCTGCTTGATGTCGCTCGCCGCGCTGCGCCAATCGCTATCGAGCAGATCGGCGCGGAAGAAATCCTGGACCTCGAGATCGCGTTGCCGTTCCAGAAGCCAGTCGCGATGCGCGGGGATCGATTTGATGGACAATGCGGCGCCCAGCACCGGCTTCGACATGGCTTGCTCCTTGGCCGTCAGCGATGACGGGAGCAGCGCTAGACCAGTTCAATGACAGGCTGGTGAAATGCAGGTTGAGAGGTGCCGGTGAGATGTGGACATCTTGCTGGTTGTCGCTTCCGGATCAGGCACGACGGGCGCACCGATGCCGAACGAACACAGGGCAAGCGGTATCGAGTCCGTAGTGACCCGGAATGGAATCCTAACCAACCTTCGCGTACATCGCGGGACATCGATCGGCGGCCACTTCCACGGGCATCACCCTCTGATCGCGCTACATGGGGTTGGGGGACCACATGGGGCGGGGGATTGAAGGCTGGGGCAAGGTGACGAGGTCCGGACTCCTAGGCACTCCGGACCTCGAAACTTTTTAGATTGAACGCAGCAACGCGCCGTCCGGGTGGGGCATCCGGGCGGCGCGTTGTTGTTTCAACGTAGTCTTTGGGTTAGCGCGTCTGCGGCTCCAGCGTCACCGTGCAATCGCCCTGCCCTTGCGTCGCGACCACGATGTTGCCCGCGGGAGCGCCGAGGGCGATCGGCGCGGACGAGCCGCCGCCGGGCATCTGCACGATCACGCTCGGGGAATCGGTGCGCGCTGTCGAACCCACGGTTGTCGGTTCGGCCTGGGCCACATTGCCGGAGGCATCACGCCGCATGACCTGGCAGTTCACCATGTTTCCACCAGCCGCAGCCATGCTTGATGACGAGGTGCTGCCGCCCATTTGGGCGCGGGCGCGCGAGGGATCACGAGGCACCTGGCTGACGATGCGATGGGAGCGCGGCTCCACGATGACGACCTCGTCTTCCGTCGCGAAATATTCGTAGTCCCGATAGGCAGGCTCGATCGAGACGATCTCGGGCGGAAGCCGATGCAGCCGCACGCGCGAGGGAATCGTCTCGCCGACCCGGATCGAGATGTTCAGATTGCGCACCGGCTGCGCCAGCCGTGCGCGGCTGACCGTTTCGGAGATCCGGACCTGCTTCTCGCTCGTCACCTGGGCCTGCTGATTGACCTGCGTGTTGGTCTGCGTGGCCTGATTGGTCTGTGTGCTAGATGTGCCGGGTGCGGTCTGCGCATTGTTGGTGGGAGCTGTCCGGTTCGTGTCGGTGGCGGTGGCCGGCCTGTTATTCTGTTGCGCCGGTGGCTGTTGCTCGGCCGCATTGCGCGGCGGCTGGGCCTGGTTGCGCTCGTTCTGGTTGGCTGTGGCGCCAGTCCGCTCGTTCTGCTGGCCAGTCTTGGACTTCTCGGACTCGGCCGTTGATTTCTGTGGCGCCGATTTGTCCTGCTTAGTCTCAGCACTGCTCTTGCTGTCGCGCCCCTGCTTCGTGCCCTCCGCCTCACGGTTGCGATCGCGCGAAGGCTCGCGGGAGTCTTGTGCCTGATCCCTCGTCTTTGGTTGGTTGCGCTCGGCAGAACTCGGTGACTGGCGTTTGTCGTCGCTCGCCTCCTGCTTGGCAGCGCCGCCCCTCTCTTCACGGCCTGGGCCCTGGAGTCGCTCTTGAGCGCCCTGGGCGCGCTCTTGAACACGTTCCTGGGCTCCGCCGCGCTGCGGCCCGGCGCCCTTCGCCGGTTCCTCAGTCCGCCGCGGTTCGTCCCTGCGCTCACCGGGTGCCTGGGCGTAAGCAACGCCGGAAGCAAGCATCAGTCCGATAGCTGCAGTCGATAACATTAAGTGCCTGCGCATGTCCCTCTCCTCGAAATCACAACAACAGACGCGAACGTTCTGTGGGTGCGAAGGTTCCTGAGCAGGAACGCGGAGGGATCAGGCCGGGTTCACATTGCGTCCTTCAGCGTGAGGCGGGCCGTGAATGTCACGGTGGTCTTGCCGACCAGCGCCATGCCTTCGACCTCGGCGCCACCGGCGGAATAGTGCCCCGAAAAGCCGCAGGTGACCTCGCGGCCGGCGAATGCGAGCGTCCTGCCGATGGCTTCAGTATGCTGATTGACAATCATGTCGCCGCGCCACTTGCCGTTCCGGAACGTGTAGCTGCCGGTGTAGTAAAAATAGCTGTCCCCACCCATGATGCGCCCGTCGCAGAGCATGACCACGCCCCTGGCCTGTCCGCGCTTGCCATCACGCATCTCGATGTCGAAGATGTAGAGGCCGTTGACGACCCCGGCCTCCGCGCCCGCCTCTGCTCCATCCCCGGCCGACATCGCTCATCTCCATGTCGATCCGCCGTCCCGATCAGGTCGGCACGTTCCGTTCCAGATCCTCGAGCCACGCCGCGGCGCTCGCATCCGACGGCGCGCGCCAGTCGCCGCGCGGCGACAGCGAACCGCCGGCCGAGACTTTCGGCCCGTTCGGCATCGCCGAGCGTTTGAACTGGCTGAAGGCGAAGAAGCGGCGCAGGAATACTTCGAGCCAGCGCCGGATCTCGGCCAGCTCGTAAGCTTTGCGCCGATCGGTCGGGAAGGCCGGCGGCCACTCCCCTTTGGCGGCGTCCTTCCAGGCATGCTGCGCCATGAAGGCGATCTTGGACGGACGCATGCCGAAGCGCAACGTGTAGAACAGGTTGAAATCCTGCAGCTCGTAGGGACCGACGGCCGCTTCCGTGCTCTGCGGCTTCTCGCCGGCCTCCACCGGCACGAGTTCCGGCGAGATCTCGGCTGCCAGAATCGCGCCGAGCGTGCGGTTGACGTCGTCGCTGAACTGCTTGGAAGAGATCACCCAGCGGATCAGATGCTGGATCAGCGTCTTCGGCACGCCGGCATTGACGTTGTAATGCGCCATCTGGTCGCCGACCCCGTAGGTACACCAGCCGAGCGCGAGCTCGGAGAGATCACCGGTTCCGATGACGATGCCGCCATGATGGTTGGCGAGCCGGAACAGATAATCCGTGCGCAGGCCCGCTTGAACGTTCTCGAAGGTGACGTCGTAGACTTTCTCGCCCTTGCCGAAGGGATGGCCGATATCTTTGAGCATCTGCGTCGCGGTGGTGCGGATGTCGAGCTCCTGCCAGCTCGTCTGTAAGGCCTTCATCAACGCCAGCGCATGGGTCTTGCTCTCGCTGCCGGTGGCAAAGCCCGGCATGGTGTAGGTGAGGATGTTCTGGCGCGGCAGGCCGAGCAGGTCGACCGCCTTGGCGGCAACGATCAGAGCATGGGTGGAATCGAGCCCGCCCGAAACGCCGATCACGACGCGCTTGGTACCGGTGGCGCGCATGCGCTGCACGAGACCGGCGACCTGGATGTTGTAGGCCTCATAGCAATCCTGCTCGAGCAGGCTCTCGTCGCTCGGCACGAACGGAAAGCGCTCGATCTTGCGCAGGAAGCCGATGTCATCAGCCGGCGGCTTCAGGGCGAATGTCACCTTGCGGAAAAACGCCTCGCGCTGCCGACGGTTGTCGTCGAAGGTGCCCATCAACGCGCGCTCCTGCCTGAGCAGGTCGAGATCGATGTCGGCATAGGTGATCTGGCCGCCCTGGCGGAACCGCTCGCCCGCGGCCAGCAGCGCGCCGTTCTCGTAGATCGAGGTCTGGCCGTCCCAGGCGAGATCGGTGGTCGATTCGCCTGCCCCCGCAGCGGAATAGACGTAGGCTGCGAGACAGCGCGCCGATGTCGACTGGCACAGCAGCGCGCGCGAACGCGCCCGGCCGATCGTGATCGGGCTGCCCGAGAGGTTGATCAGCACGCTGGCGCCCGCGAGCGCGAGCTCGGAGGCGGGTGTCACCGGGATCCACATATCCTCGCAGATCTCGACGCCGATGGTGAGGCCCGGAACGTCCTCGGCCGAAAACAACAGATCGATACCGAACGGCGCGTGCAAGCCACCAAACGAGATCGTCTCGCCGGCGATGCCGGCGCCCGAGGCGAAGTGCCGCCCCTCGTAGAATTCGCGATAGGTCGGCAGATAGCTCTTTGGCACCACACCGAGGACGTTGCCGCGATGGATAACGACGGCGCAATTGTAGATGCGATTGCCAAAGCGCAGCGGCGCGCCGACCATCAGGACCGTCATCAGCGCCGATGAGGCCTCGACGATCGCCACGAGCCCGCGCTCGACCGCATCGAGCAGCGGATCCTGCTTGACGAGGTCTTCGATCGCGTAACCGGACAGGCACAGCTCGGGAAACACGGCGACCGCCACCGATTGTTCGTGGCAGGCATTCGCCGCCGCCAGGATGGCCTCAGCATTCGCGGAGGGATCTGCCACATGGGAGGTGGTGACGCACGCCGCCACGCGCGCAAATCCATGGGCGTAGATCGAGTGAAAACTCATCGAGCGCAGTACCTTTGATCTTGTCGCGGCCGCAGCCGCCCCTTCGACGTCATATGTAACCCATCGACCCGGCCCCGTGCAGGCCATCCGCCGTCATGCATAACGGACTTGCATGGCCGCCCGGCGCCCGCACGTCAGGCGCTGCGGGCCAGAACTCCAGACAGGTCGCCGCGCAGCCATTCGGCGATCCGGGGCCAGGCATGAGCGTGGGTCCGCGCTCCCATGAACAGGCCGAGATGATTGCTCGGCTCGGACGCCGCCGCAATGAAGGGCGGCGGCGTGCCCACGAGACCGGCGGTGGCGAGCGCCTGCGCGGCCGGCACGACGTCGTCGTCCAGTCCGGCCAGCAGGAAGATCGGCACCTTGACGTCCTTGAGGTCGACGGTGCGGCCGAGCGCGACGAATGCGCCGCCGGCGATCCGGTTCTCCCGGAAGATCCAATTGACGATCTGAAGATAATAGGTGCCCGGCAGATCGAGCGTTTCGGTATTCCAGCGATCGAAACGGGCGAGCAGCGCGGCGCCCTCCTCGTCCGAAATATCCCTCTGCAACGCCGCCTCGATGTCGTCGCAGCTTGGCGTCTTCGACCACAGACGCAGCATCTCCTCGCCGCTGACATTGCCGCCGCCGCGCGCGACGAGCTGGTCGTAGACCAGGTCGGGGGCGTTGCGGGTGAGCCGCGACAATGACGACTCGATCGAGAGGTCGACCGGGGCCCCGACCAAGACCAGGCGCCGCACCTTGGCCGGAAAGCGCGCCGCGTAGAGCAGCGACAGCCAGCCGCCCTGGCACAGGCCGACGAGATCGACTGGCGCACCGATCTCGTCGACGGCGACGTTGAGATCGGAGAGGTAATTGTCGATCGAGAGATAGCGCATGTCGGGCGAAGCTGATCGCCACTCCGTAAGATAGACCCGGTCGATGCCCCTGGCTTGGAGCGACTGCACCACGCTGTGGCCGGGCGCGAAGTCGGCGACCAGGGCCCGGTGCAGCGCATAAGGTGCACAGACCAGCGCCGGCTGGCCGGAGCGCGTCCGCGTGCAATCGCGCAGCCGCATGGTCGCAAGCTCCAGTGCGACGGCGTTCGGCGTGGTCCAGGGCAGATTGCTCTCATCCTGCTCCACTGGTGCACCGCGATCGAGCCACCAGAAGCAGGCGTCCATGGCTAGCCGCGCGGCTGCAAACGGCCACAGCAGTGGGTCATCGGGGGGGTGCCCGGGTCCGTGCGACTGTTTGCTGGTCTTGTCCGCCATGGCTATCTCGATCTCCTCACAGGAACGCTTCGAGGCCGATCACCGAAATGCCGAGCTCCCTGAAACTGCGATGAGCCGCGGCCACAGAGCCATCGAGGTCGATGCCGCGGCAGGCATCCTCGATGACGGCAACCTCGAAGCCTGCCTTGCGGGCGTCCTCCGCCGAGAAGCGGACGCAGAAATCCAGCGCCAGGCCGGCGACGAAGACGGTCTTCAGCTCGCGCTCGCGCAAATATCCGAGCAGGCCCGTCGGCGTCCTCTTGTCGTTCTCGAACAATGCCGAATAGGAATCGATGCCGCGGCGAAAGCCCTTGCGGACCACGAGATTCGCCCTGTCGACGTCGATTTCCCGGTGGAATTCGGCGCCCGCGGTGCCCTGCACGCAATGCGTCGGCCACAGCACCTGGGTGCCATAGTCGAGCTCGATGGTCTGGAACGGCTGCTTGCCCGCATGGTTCGGCGCGAACGAGACGTGGTCACTTGGATGCCAGTCCTGGGTCAGCACCACATTGGTGAATTTTTGGGCGATTCGGTTGATGGCGGGGACGACCTTCTCGCCGCCGGGAACGGCGAGCGCTCCACCGGTGCAGAAATCGTTCTGCACGTCGATGATCAGCAGCACGTCGCGGTCGGAAATCTTCATCGTTTTCTTTCCATCTGCGGCGGGACGGCGCTAGTCACCGCGCGCTCCCTTAGTGTCGGCCTTCCCGCGCTGTCGCGCAACCGCTGGCCGGTGCGAAAAGCTGCGCGAATTGGTCACCGGACGAGCTGTCGGGATGCAACGGTTTGATGTCGTCCGTGTTGACTAGCCGCACCCAAGGACGGATTCTGAAAGCCGTTCGCAATTTGCGATCGGAGAAAGCGGAGGAAGCGGTTCCCGCAGCCGGCAAAGCTGCGGCAGCCATATCGCCATGACCATCGGCAAGACAGAAC
This genomic stretch from Bradyrhizobium daqingense harbors:
- a CDS encoding NAD(+) synthase, which encodes MSFHSIYAHGFARVAACVTTSHVADPSANAEAILAAANACHEQSVAVAVFPELCLSGYAIEDLVKQDPLLDAVERGLVAIVEASSALMTVLMVGAPLRFGNRIYNCAVVIHRGNVLGVVPKSYLPTYREFYEGRHFASGAGIAGETISFGGLHAPFGIDLLFSAEDVPGLTIGVEICEDMWIPVTPASELALAGASVLINLSGSPITIGRARSRALLCQSTSARCLAAYVYSAAGAGESTTDLAWDGQTSIYENGALLAAGERFRQGGQITYADIDLDLLRQERALMGTFDDNRRQREAFFRKVTFALKPPADDIGFLRKIERFPFVPSDESLLEQDCYEAYNIQVAGLVQRMRATGTKRVVIGVSGGLDSTHALIVAAKAVDLLGLPRQNILTYTMPGFATGSESKTHALALMKALQTSWQELDIRTTATQMLKDIGHPFGKGEKVYDVTFENVQAGLRTDYLFRLANHHGGIVIGTGDLSELALGWCTYGVGDQMAHYNVNAGVPKTLIQHLIRWVISSKQFSDDVNRTLGAILAAEISPELVPVEAGEKPQSTEAAVGPYELQDFNLFYTLRFGMRPSKIAFMAQHAWKDAAKGEWPPAFPTDRRKAYELAEIRRWLEVFLRRFFAFSQFKRSAMPNGPKVSAGGSLSPRGDWRAPSDASAAAWLEDLERNVPT
- a CDS encoding alpha/beta fold hydrolase encodes the protein MADKTSKQSHGPGHPPDDPLLWPFAAARLAMDACFWWLDRGAPVEQDESNLPWTTPNAVALELATMRLRDCTRTRSGQPALVCAPYALHRALVADFAPGHSVVQSLQARGIDRVYLTEWRSASPDMRYLSIDNYLSDLNVAVDEIGAPVDLVGLCQGGWLSLLYAARFPAKVRRLVLVGAPVDLSIESSLSRLTRNAPDLVYDQLVARGGGNVSGEEMLRLWSKTPSCDDIEAALQRDISDEEGAALLARFDRWNTETLDLPGTYYLQIVNWIFRENRIAGGAFVALGRTVDLKDVKVPIFLLAGLDDDVVPAAQALATAGLVGTPPPFIAAASEPSNHLGLFMGARTHAHAWPRIAEWLRGDLSGVLARSA
- a CDS encoding ABC transporter substrate-binding protein, with the protein product MSKLTRRTILKSGGAAAGTLLLPRFAIGQADNRPSVTVAVQKVTNANVLDVLREQSNVGERVFFSSIWEGLISKNWRGNLEAVPGLATEWRRIDDQTVELKLRQGVKFHNGDELTAEDVVFTFSRQRMFGETEAKSRSTIQAFEKIPTPRPGKELPPDVPAVARRIWPDLVRVDAVDKYTVRFYNATPDVTIEGRLMRYGSDIMNRRAWEESASYLEWARKPVTTGPYKVVELKPDVSLTLEAHDEYWGGRPPLKRIRFLEVPEVASRINGLLSGEYQFACDIPPDQIAGIEKNAAFEVQGGTILNHRLTVFDKNHAVLGNPLVRRAFTHAIDRQAIVDSLWAGRTRVPKGLQWEFYGDMFNADWSVPAYDPKLAQDLLKQANYKGDPIPYRLLNNYYTNQVATAQVLVEMWKSVGLNVQIETKENWSQIMERAPRRAVRDWSNSAAFNDPVSSLVAQHGPNGQQQQIGEWTNTELNKLSEFLETSTDRAARKKAFRRMLEIAEREDPAYTVLHQNATFTAKPKSIKWKAAPAFAMDFRAGNFEA
- the pncA gene encoding bifunctional nicotinamidase/pyrazinamidase, with translation MKISDRDVLLIIDVQNDFCTGGALAVPGGEKVVPAINRIAQKFTNVVLTQDWHPSDHVSFAPNHAGKQPFQTIELDYGTQVLWPTHCVQGTAGAEFHREIDVDRANLVVRKGFRRGIDSYSALFENDKRTPTGLLGYLRERELKTVFVAGLALDFCVRFSAEDARKAGFEVAVIEDACRGIDLDGSVAAAHRSFRELGISVIGLEAFL
- a CDS encoding DUF1236 domain-containing protein, with product MRRHLMLSTAAIGLMLASGVAYAQAPGERRDEPRRTEEPAKGAGPQRGGAQERVQERAQGAQERLQGPGREERGGAAKQEASDDKRQSPSSAERNQPKTRDQAQDSREPSRDRNREAEGTKQGRDSKSSAETKQDKSAPQKSTAESEKSKTGQQNERTGATANQNERNQAQPPRNAAEQQPPAQQNNRPATATDTNRTAPTNNAQTAPGTSSTQTNQATQTNTQVNQQAQVTSEKQVRISETVSRARLAQPVRNLNISIRVGETIPSRVRLHRLPPEIVSIEPAYRDYEYFATEDEVVIVEPRSHRIVSQVPRDPSRARAQMGGSTSSSSMAAAGGNMVNCQVMRRDASGNVAQAEPTTVGSTARTDSPSVIVQMPGGGSSAPIALGAPAGNIVVATQGQGDCTVTLEPQTR
- a CDS encoding ABC transporter ATP-binding protein translates to MPPLVSIRDLRVAFGGVPVLRGVDISLQKGEALGLVGESGSGKSVTWLAALGLLPRHAEVSGSVLLDGREILGAPAAALDKVRGGRVAMIFQDPASALNPVLTIRRQLCEALALHRDLSGEALKAEARRLLDLVGIPDAARRLSAYPHEFSGGQVQRIMIAMALAGNPDLLVADEPTTALDATIQAQILELLSTVRREMSMAMVLISHDLGVVAENCDRVAVMYAGRIVEEAPSNQLFADPVHPYAQGLIGALPPLDGPRRRLTAIPGTVPDPAHMPDGCAFAPRCMLAVEPCGLAAPSPAPIADDRSVACIRAEASRRALPGIAAE
- a CDS encoding GrlR family regulatory protein; this encodes MSAGDGAEAGAEAGVVNGLYIFDIEMRDGKRGQARGVVMLCDGRIMGGDSYFYYTGSYTFRNGKWRGDMIVNQHTEAIGRTLAFAGREVTCGFSGHYSAGGAEVEGMALVGKTTVTFTARLTLKDAM
- a CDS encoding sugar phosphate isomerase/epimerase family protein, whose product is MSKPVLGAALSIKSIPAHRDWLLERQRDLEVQDFFRADLLDSDWRSAASDIKQMLAGHTGRLGIHGPFWGFKIDSHDPMIRQAVTKRLLQGLEAAEFLGATQMVIHSPFTTWDHNNLDLYPDNRGNLVERVKATLAEVIARAETIGCEIVIENIEDKDPRDRVRLAKALESSKVRVSLDTGHANYAHISTGAPPVDYYVETAGDMLTHVHLQDTDGFADRHWAPGEGNIPWVAVFRALGRLNSNPRLILELRNHDDVRAGAAHLAALGLAE